The Humulus lupulus chromosome 4, drHumLupu1.1, whole genome shotgun sequence genome has a window encoding:
- the LOC133830966 gene encoding LOW QUALITY PROTEIN: pentatricopeptide repeat-containing protein At2g37310 (The sequence of the model RefSeq protein was modified relative to this genomic sequence to represent the inferred CDS: deleted 1 base in 1 codon) → MRIVRALYGANGLDCGAYGRLIQVCTNRHLVRQARQLHARLVLFSVVPDNFLASKLVTFYSKSHRLNEARNVFDQILHRNTFSWNAMLIAYSFHNMHTVTLNLFTSLVSSCSTDVKPDNFSVTCVLKALGSLLFDVILAKEVHCFVLRHGFDSDMFVVNALVTCYSRYDKLGLARVLFDRMSERDIVSWNSMIAGYSQGGLYDECKELFKEMLGSVELRPNAVTMVSVLQACGQSKDLIFGMEVHRYVNETQMEMDTSLFNALIGFYAKCGSLDYARELFDEMTQKDEVTYGSMVSGYMVHGFVDDALVLFQSKMENLGLSTWNAVISGLVQNNRHENVLDIFRAMQASGLRPNTVTLSSILPTVPYLKGGKEIHAYAVRSGFDQNIYVSTAIIDTYAKSGFLQGAQWVFNQSKSKSLIIWTAIISAYSAHGDADTSLRLFDEMVNYGLHPDEVTFTAVLTSCAHSGVLDEAWKIFGSMLPKYEIQPSVEHYACMVSVLSRAGKLSEAVQFISKMPIEPSAKVWGALLNGASVSGDVELGKFVFDRLFDIEPENTGNYIIMANLYSQAGRPDEADNIRRRMTKIGLKKVAGSSWIETNGGLQSLIAGNMSTRKIKEMYDMLEGIHLQVRE, encoded by the exons ATGAGAATCGTACGAGCTCTGTACGGAGCCAATGGGCTCGACTGTGGCGCCTATGGCCGCCTCATTCAGGTCTGCACCAACCGCCATTTGGTCCGCCAAGCCAGACAGCTTCATGCCCGCCTCGTCCTTTTCTCCGTCGTCCCCGATAACTTCCTAGCTTCAAAGCTCGTTACCTTTTACTCCAAATCCCATCGTTTAAATGAAGCCCGCAACGTGTTCGATCAAATTCTTCACAGAAATACTTTCTCTTGGAACGCTATGCTCATTGCTTATTCATTCCATAACATGCATACAGTCACGTTAAATCTGTTTACTTCACTAGTGTCATCTTGTTCAACTGATGTGAAACCTGATAATTTTTCAGTTACGTGTGTCCTGAAGGCGCTGGGTTCTTTGCTTTTTGACGTGATATTGGCTAAGGAAGTTCATTGTTTTGTTTTACGACATGGGTTTGATTCAGATATGTTTGTTGTGAATGCTTTGGTTACATGCTACTCTAGATATGATAAGCTTGGTTTAGCGAGAGTCTTGTTCGACAGAATGTCTGAGAGAGATATAGTGTCGTGGAATTCAATGATTGCAGGATATTCTCAGGGCGGGCTTTATGATGAGTGTAAGGAACTGTTTAAGGAGATGTTAGGCTCGGTTGAGTTGAGGCCTAATGCGGTGACAATGGTCAGTGTCTTGCAGGCATGTGGGCAGTCCAAGGATCTTATTTTCGGGATGGAGGTTCACCGCTATGTGAATGAGACTCAAATGGAAATGGATACTTCACTTTTTAATGCTCTTATTGGGTTTTATGCAAAATGTGGTAGCTTGGACTATGCTCGAGAGTTATTTGATGAGATGACCCAAAAAGATGAAGTCACTTATGGCTCAATGGTTTCAGGGTATATGGTTCACGGATTTGTTGACGATGCTTTGGTTCTTTTCCAAAGCAAAATGGAAAATCTGGGATTAAGCACATGGAATGCGGTGATATCAGGTCTGGTTCAGAACAACCGGCATGAAAACGTCTTGGATATATTCCGAGCAATGCAGGCAAGTGGATTAAGACCAAACACTGTAACACTTTCAAGTATTCTCCCAACAGTTCCATATTTGAAAGGAGGTAAAGAAATACATGCCTATGCTGTTAGGAGCGGTTTTGATCAGAATATTTATGTGTCAACTGCTATTATCGATACTTATGCAAAGTCAGGATTTCTTCAAGGAGCTCAATGGGTTTTTAATCAATCAAAAAGTAAAAGTTTGATCATTTGGACAGCAATAATCTCAGCATATTCTGCACATGGAGATGCTGATACATCTCTTCGTCTTTTTGATGAGATGGTGAATTATGGACTTCATCCAGATGAAGTCACATTTACAGCAGTATTAACATCCTGTGCTCATTCTGGAGTACTAGATGAAGCTTGGAAGATATTTGGATCCATGTTGCCAAAATATGAAATTCAACCCTCAGTGGAGCATTATGCTTGCATGGTAAGTGTTCTTAGCCGAGCAGGGAAGCTGTCCGAGGCAGTGCAGTTTATTTCAAAAATGCCAATTGAGCCAAGTGCTAAAGTCTGGGGTGCATTGCTTAATGGTGCCTCAGTATCTGGAGATGTTGAATTAGGGAAATTTGTTTTTGACCGTTTGTTTGACATTGAGCCTGAGAATACTGGCAACTATATCATTATGGCAAACTTATATTCACAAGCCGGGAGACCTGATGAAGCTGATAATATCAGGAGAAGAATGACTAAAATTGGGCTGAAGAAGGTCGCTGGCAGTAGCTGGATCGAAACAAATGGTGGATTACAAAGTCTCATTGCA GGGAATATGTCAACTAGAAAAATTAAAGAGATGTATGACATGTTGGAGGGTATACATCTGCAGGTTAGAGAGTAA
- the LOC133830968 gene encoding dirigent protein 17-like isoform X1 has product MNKRHRLLRFQRLMMSDMVGNGKIEKQEIDSSSTVVFEIPGEPAVIINGMPDVCPTSDNFGSCTAIAVAESNGGHKGFGEWLEGREVQKLFGEHYYTGVVTEYDTEAGWYRVVYEDGDFEDLDWNELEEVLKPLDIMVPLKTLALKTIRRSKKHVDKTGVKAQTHLTKSVARKGKRALVLVPEGDSLMQPQ; this is encoded by the exons ATGAATAAACGACATCGTTTGCTCCGGTTTCAAAG ACTTATGATGAGTGACATGGTCGGCAATGGAAAAATAGAAAAGCAGGAGATAGATTCTTCTTCAACTGTGGTTTTTGAGATACCGGGAGAACCTGCCGTCATCATTAATGGAATGCCAGATGTTTGCCCAACTAGTGATAACTTTGGTTCCTGTACTGCCATAGCTGTGGCAGAATCTAATGGGGGGCACAAAGGTTTTGGTGAATGGTTGGAAGGAAGGGAAGTGCAGAAGTTGTTTGGCGAGCACTACTATACTGGTGTTGTGACTGAGTATGACACAGAAGCAGGGTGGTACAGAGTTGTTTATGAAGATGGTGACTTTGAAGATCTTGACTGGAATGAGTTAGAAGAGGTGCTTAAGCCCTTGGATATTATGGTTCCATTGAAAACTTTAGCTCTAAAAACAATCAGGAGAAGCAAGAAACATGTTGATAAAACTGGTGTCAAAGCTCAAACCCATCTGACCAAGAGTGTGGCTAGGAAGGGAAAGAGGGCCCTGGTGTTGGTGCCTGAAGGTGACTCATTGATGCAGCCCCAATAG
- the LOC133830968 gene encoding dirigent protein 17-like isoform X2 translates to MMSDMVGNGKIEKQEIDSSSTVVFEIPGEPAVIINGMPDVCPTSDNFGSCTAIAVAESNGGHKGFGEWLEGREVQKLFGEHYYTGVVTEYDTEAGWYRVVYEDGDFEDLDWNELEEVLKPLDIMVPLKTLALKTIRRSKKHVDKTGVKAQTHLTKSVARKGKRALVLVPEGDSLMQPQ, encoded by the coding sequence ATGATGAGTGACATGGTCGGCAATGGAAAAATAGAAAAGCAGGAGATAGATTCTTCTTCAACTGTGGTTTTTGAGATACCGGGAGAACCTGCCGTCATCATTAATGGAATGCCAGATGTTTGCCCAACTAGTGATAACTTTGGTTCCTGTACTGCCATAGCTGTGGCAGAATCTAATGGGGGGCACAAAGGTTTTGGTGAATGGTTGGAAGGAAGGGAAGTGCAGAAGTTGTTTGGCGAGCACTACTATACTGGTGTTGTGACTGAGTATGACACAGAAGCAGGGTGGTACAGAGTTGTTTATGAAGATGGTGACTTTGAAGATCTTGACTGGAATGAGTTAGAAGAGGTGCTTAAGCCCTTGGATATTATGGTTCCATTGAAAACTTTAGCTCTAAAAACAATCAGGAGAAGCAAGAAACATGTTGATAAAACTGGTGTCAAAGCTCAAACCCATCTGACCAAGAGTGTGGCTAGGAAGGGAAAGAGGGCCCTGGTGTTGGTGCCTGAAGGTGACTCATTGATGCAGCCCCAATAG
- the LOC133830967 gene encoding uncharacterized protein LOC133830967 isoform X1 — translation MSKLGLVRTAISSNFSSLRSVRTSHKHGFVAFPARQFSTESEPQQTQDQAVDSFLRTSASGSLYAKLTGGITRNTLKTDIVNLLEGCNLSLEDVKVDYFRDYNPSAMLVHFSSPHAYDQAFKMISRKGRLYRMEKVAKSQWDIVAPYDGKTILLQGIPLNAVPEDVARFLSGCDFDASSIQIFLKATVPDKMATVRFPSQSQAMNCFITKNKGFCLNNQVLVRVLQ, via the exons ATGTCAAAGCTTGGTCTAGTTCGAACAGCAATCAGCTCAAACTTTTCCTCCCTTCGTTCTGTACGGACGAGCCATAAGCATGGCTTCGTCGCCTTCCCCGCGAGGCAGTTCTCGACCGAATCAGAACCACAGCAGACTCAGGACCAAGCCGTCGATTCCTTTCTTAGAACCTCAGCCTCTG GTTCATTGTATGCAAAATTGACTGGTGGTATTACTAGAAATACATTGAAGACGGATATTGTAAATTTGCTAGAAGGGTGTAACTTGAGTCTGGAAGATGTCAAAGTTGACTATTTTAGGGACTACAATCCCTCTGCAAT GTTGGTGCATTTTTCTTCTCCTCATGCATATGATCAGGCATTTAAGATGATTAGCAGAAAGGGTCGCCTTTATAGAATGGAGAAG GTTGCGAAATCACAGTGGGACATCGTAGCGCCTTATGATGGAAAAACT ATTCTACTCCAAGGAATCCCGCTAAATGCAGTCCCAGAAGATGTTGCACGCTTTCTGTCTGGTTGCGACTTTGATGCATCCTCCATCCAGATTTTTCTCAA AGCAACAGTCCCAGATAAGATGGCAACTGTACGCTTCCCTTCTCAAAGTCAAGCAATGAATTGTTTCATCACCAAGAACAAGGGCTTCTGTTTGAATAATCAAGTCTTGGTGCGTGTACTCCAGTGA
- the LOC133830967 gene encoding uncharacterized protein LOC133830967 isoform X2, whose product MSKLGLVRTAISSNFSSLRSVRTSHKHGFVAFPARQFSTESEPQQTQDQAVDSFLRTSASGSLYAKLTGGITRNTLKTDIVNLLEGCNLSLEDVKVDYFRDYNPSAMLVHFSSPHAYDQAFKMISRKGRLYRMEKVAKSQWDIVAPYDGKTILLQGIPLNAVPEDVARFLSEQQSQIRWQLYASLLKVKQ is encoded by the exons ATGTCAAAGCTTGGTCTAGTTCGAACAGCAATCAGCTCAAACTTTTCCTCCCTTCGTTCTGTACGGACGAGCCATAAGCATGGCTTCGTCGCCTTCCCCGCGAGGCAGTTCTCGACCGAATCAGAACCACAGCAGACTCAGGACCAAGCCGTCGATTCCTTTCTTAGAACCTCAGCCTCTG GTTCATTGTATGCAAAATTGACTGGTGGTATTACTAGAAATACATTGAAGACGGATATTGTAAATTTGCTAGAAGGGTGTAACTTGAGTCTGGAAGATGTCAAAGTTGACTATTTTAGGGACTACAATCCCTCTGCAAT GTTGGTGCATTTTTCTTCTCCTCATGCATATGATCAGGCATTTAAGATGATTAGCAGAAAGGGTCGCCTTTATAGAATGGAGAAG GTTGCGAAATCACAGTGGGACATCGTAGCGCCTTATGATGGAAAAACT ATTCTACTCCAAGGAATCCCGCTAAATGCAGTCCCAGAAGATGTTGCACGCTTTCTGTCTG AGCAACAGTCCCAGATAAGATGGCAACTGTACGCTTCCCTTCTCAAAGTCAAGCAATGA